One Belonocnema kinseyi isolate 2016_QV_RU_SX_M_011 chromosome 6, B_treatae_v1, whole genome shotgun sequence genomic region harbors:
- the LOC117175169 gene encoding slit homolog 1 protein-like: MFVFPIFLLQSLVVGTEVINSNILDIENGMLNRIISEDPLIETLDLSGMQIRSIRREAFNNLKTLKTLNLRNNSLKALPEFIFSNLNNLEYLSLSENEIISLDKVFVGLDNLKALNISYLPKSSINPGEFLGLPTNVTIYIRGNKLNSINLLLFENASLLEENKIEASGSKTNYTNIFNHTVTRDSYNLTEVCIDNGIVVNIKEAQKVDLHCEKMKFIHKDNLIWMDLSELGIKGFGESWYHLQNVAVISLSANEIENISKDLLNELPVDVLEVMLDENKIKKLHSKVIKNKHIKLLNLSKNLIGEIEDRTFEHTKLETLYLLLNRLENMNFVRTLPSSLKTLNLGTNKFKSIPSGVFRSLSNLEELLLSKNQITTLQADVFSGLNSLKLLELWSNRISYIAPGSFRNLRSLNSLYLSGNSIYFLSNGILENMEELTEIHLDENKIRKIRKGTFNQLCKSLTNLNIESNQLDSIEPGSFVNMPKLTYLSLRNNFLTVIKSGTFRGLFYLTDLSISHNPISIIEKNSFSNVSTLLYFALDMTSTHLKKLETGIFSGLPTSTNLQVENNQIEVIKPGALVV, encoded by the exons ATGTTCGTCTTTCCAATTTTTCTATTACAGTCTCTGGTAGTTGGAACTGAAGTAATAAATTCTAACATTTTAGACATCGAAAATGGGATgttgaatagaataatttctgaggATCCTTTAATAGAAACTCTAGACTTATCTGGTATGCAAATCAGGTCAATTCGAAGAGAAgccttcaataatttgaaaacacTTAAGACCTTGAACCTGAGAAATAATTCCCTCAAGGCTCTGCCAGAATTCATCTTCTCTAACCTCAATAATCTCGAATATTTATCACTTTCGGAAAACGAAATCATATCTTTAGATAAAGTTTTTGTTGGATTAGATAATTTGAAGGCTTTAAATATATCCTACCTTCCAAAATCGTCTATAAACCCTGGCGAATTTTTGGGTTTGCCTACAAATGTCACAATTTATATACGtggaaacaaattaaattctattaatcTATTGCTATTTGAAAACGCCTCGTtgcttgaagaaaataaaatagaggCATCAGGATCtaaaacaaattatacaaatatattcAATCATACTGTTACTCGAGACTCATACAATTTGACTGAGGTTTGCATCGACAATGGCATTGTAGTAAATATAAAAGAGGCTCAAAAAGTGGATCTTCActgtgaaaaaatgaaatttattcataaagataacCTT ATTTGGATGGACCTCTCTGAATTAGGAATAAAAGGATTTGGCGAAAGTTGGTACCATCTTCAAAATGTAGCTGTTATCTCTCTGAGTGCTAacgaaattgaaaatatatccaAAGATCTTTTAAATGAGCTACCAGTAGATGTTCTTGAAGTGATGCTGgatgaaaacaaaattaagaaactaCATTCAAAAGTCATCAAAAATAAgcatatcaaattattaaatttatcaaagaaCTTAATAGGGGAAATCGAAGATCGAACCTTTGAACATACTAAACTTGAAACACTCTACCTGCTACTCAATCgcctcgaaaatatgaatttcgtcAGAACTTTACCATCATCACTAAAAACTCTCAATCTTGGTACCAACAAATTTAAATCGATTCCAAGCGGTGTGTTTAGAAGTCTTTCAAATTTGGAAGAACTTCTATTAAGTAAAAATCAAATTACAACTTTGCAAGCTGATGTTTTTTCTGgattaaattctctcaaattgcTTGAATTGTGGTCCAATAGAATTTCTTATATTGCACCAGGTTCTTTTAGAAACTTAAGGAGTCTTAATTCTCTATATTTGAGTGGTAactcaatttattttctttctaatgGAATCTTAGAAAACATGGAAGAGTTGACGGAAATTCACTTGGATGAGAATAAAATCAGGAAAATTAGAAAAGGGACTTTTAATCAATTATGCAAGTCTTTGACAAATCTTAATATCGAAAGTAATCAGCTAGATTCTATTGAACCTGGAAGTTTTGTCAACATGCCAAAGCTAACATACCTCAGTCTGCGAAACAATTTCCTCACAGTTATTAAATCTGGAACTTTTAGGGGTTTGTTTTATTTGACAGATTTGTCGATAAGTCATAATCCAAtctcaattattgaaaaaaattcattttcaaatgtgTCAACTCTCCTTTATTTTGCACTTGATATGACAAGTACacatcttaaaaaattagaaaccgGGATTTTTTCTGGGCTACCAACATCAACAAACCTCCAGGTCGAAAATAATCAGATTGAAGTAATTAAACCTGGTGCACttgttgtttaa
- the LOC117175170 gene encoding transmembrane protein 45B-like produces MQESDAPYLLTGGIFYIFGLLWCFEYAIFWFPPQKEHLDTRDIPRNRGVCNKFLTRYPLEGSLKLISTVIGLAGTLTASPNEGIISAKVRYATLYLFFALSGLVDVLNFYFPRHFSRGLVKMGLAQSFFVEGLLFLWANIGDNPMIDAILAGIVWTTTLSVILELAWPEIKLLTGATTLLHGAWIAHMVRVHSARVLSSEEVVVNFSWHIAVASTVTLCIVGVTRSLTPRVSRDIPPEIPIYDYCQEPGRN; encoded by the coding sequence ATGCAGGAAAGCGACGCTCCTTATCTCCTGACCGgaggaattttctacatttttggtCTACTCTGGTGTTTTGAATACGCAATTTTCTGGTTTCCACCTCAAAAGGAGCATCTCGACACAAGAGACATTCCTCGAAACAGAGGAGTCTGTAACAAATTCTTAACCAGGTATCCTCTCGaaggaagtttaaaattaatttccacagTCATAGGACTCGCAGGAACTTTGACTGCCTCTCCAAATGAAGGAATTATTTCCGCAAAAGTCAGATATGCCACCTTGTACCTCTTTTTCGCACTCTCTGGTCTAGTCGACGTTCTGAACTTTTACTTCCCTCGCCACTTCAGCCGAGGTCTCGTCAAAATGGGCCTTGCACAAAGCTTTTTCGTAGAAGGTCTTCTCTTTCTTTGGGCAAATATCGGCGACAATCCAATGATTGACGCGATATTGGCTGGAATTGTCTGGACGACGACGCTTTCTGTTATTCTTGAACTGGCTTGGCctgaaattaaattgttaacaggAGCCACAACTCTATTGCACGGAGCCTGGATAGCTCATATGGTTCGCGTTCATAGCGCAAGAGTTTTATCTTCCGAGGAAgttgttgttaatttttcttgGCACATTGCTGTCGCATCGACTGTTACTCTCTGCATTGTTGGTGTCACTAGAAGTTTGACTCCTCGTGTTTCAAGAGATATTCCGCCTGAAATACCAATTTATGATTATTGCCAAGAACCAGGAAGGAATTAG